cgccaacaacaagttgatgaccagatatcagcttagaaaataccttagcaatgttgccttcgtctcaatgcttgagccaaagaattttgctgatgctgagcaagatgaatattggataaatgccatgcaagaagaacttgaccaattcaccagaaatgaggtatgggatctagaacctagacctaggaatcaaaagcccataggaaccaagtagGTCTTTaaaaataagctagatgagcatggaaatgtgattagaaacaaagctcgacttgtagcccaaggctatagtcagcaagagggtatagactatggagaaacatttgcacctgttgctaggctagaagctatacgtatattgtgtgtctatgctagtttcatgaattttaaactataccaaatggatgtaaaaagtgcatttcttaatggctttataaacgaagaggtatatgttaaccaacctcctgggtttgaagattcaaagtttccaaaccacgtttataaactcaaaaaagccttgtacggcctaaagcaagctccaagaggtatgagaggttgaccaatttcctgctgaccaggaactatgtcaggggaaaagctgacacaaccttgtttattaagaaaaagggtaaacataccctacttgcacagatatatgtagatgatataatatttggtgctactgacgaatctttgtgcaaagaatttagccaacagatgcaaactgagtttgaaatgtccatgatgggtgaactcaacttcttccttggacttcaaatcaagcaaggtaagaatggcatctttataagtcagtctaagtacaccaaggaaatgttaaagaaattcagcatggtagattgcaaaccaatatcaacccccatgggtactgatattgtcctatgcaaagatgagaagagtaagtcaattgatagtaaactctatcgaggtatgataggttccttactttatctcatagctagtagacctgatatacagtactcagtatgttattgtgcaagatatcaagctgacccaagggaatctcacttaattgctgtaaaaagaatctttagatacttgcagagctcagttgatgcaggtctatggtatccaacttcaaatgacttcacactcatcggatacactgatgctgactatggacgagataagctagaacgaaaaagtacttcgggaggatgtcatttcctcagaagctgtctagtatcttggttcagcaagaagcaatcatccgtagccctgtctacaaccgaagctgagtacgtggctgctggaagctgtgttgcacaagtcctatggataaagcaacagcttgaggattatggagttaaaacaaagacgatagagatcaaatgtgacaacaagagtgccattgatttatctaagaatccagtccaacacagcaggatgaagcatgttagcataagacatcacttcatcagagatcacgtactaaaagatgagatcaagctgacctatgtgccaacaaatgaagatatcttcactaagcccttggcatgagaacaattcaatacactaagggaagccatcggtatgtcaaatccactctaaataaatctatatgaaaaattgaatgttgcGTGATTGACATGTTGAGTGGAAAGTTGAATgtttgtgcaaatgccatgctgaaTAGATAcaaatattgagtaatcaccttatgctgagtagatgtacatgctgagtgatcaaTGTATGTTGAGTTATCTAGAGATAGAAAAATCACGTTAACAAAAACTAGGCACTCAACATCgcgaatgcttcgaattctagcaaaaccaAAAAGAAGCCCACTCGCTTAAAATAAATACCTACatgttatcgtcgtaatttatagcatttttagtatttaattactagttattttataccattttaataaattttaatgatggtttttgtatttttttcttcattttatgtatctaagccactttgtgtgttttctaggcactttcgcaaggttttcggtacaaataaccaagtcggggcttaaggcaGAAACTCGGGAGTAAAAAGGACAAGAAAAGAGGATCTTTAGTGACACCCAGCGTGCACTTCGTCGCGGATAGGTGCTGCAAGATAAGAGtctaattgttcacactaggacagatttgacacattttcgtattttcaacttttctccctcatacggactcggattgaggcgattcaaaatgcgttggaaagctaagataaagatgaacaaatgtctaataataatcatctccaaattcgaagtgaatcaggcccagaaaattaaccaaagttgatgaatatgttgaagcctaagattcctttgacatttcaactcctaaattattaaaatcttcccccatgctctcttaaatgctaaattcagatgataaggagtgggaggccataaggatgacttgttctttggaattttgtgtaccattttactataaaaggaggctttgggtgccatttgaagacacaccaagcttaggcttaattcttccctctataatgttattttgttgattcttatccttaagaatcagttgtttgtgttgttcTTGTTGTTGTTAGAGTTttgtttgtgcaaaagttcatctaataaaagtaagtttcaagttaccaaagaagttcgttcggtaatcgtcactacggtttcttctaaactttaatctcttttattaatatgaactctattatctatctttctaaaatgtgttttaatctaatgatgggctaaacccctcttaactaaggctaaaagtggatcttaaccttaattatatggtaattacgtttaacctatttaagttatctttatccttttggagaactaacttatgattcttaatacttgtaggagatgggccaactctctacttggatataattaatcatttatattgaccgtgattaaattgattaatcgaaattcataagttggacctaatgatcATTTAGTGTgacttattggttttccaaggtttttcataaatcttattacaaatctttaatttattacttgagccggaccaagggaaagtaataaatcgaaggtttggaaataagaaaacttaatgcttctttggattaattacttgagccggaccaaagaaaagtaattaatcgaaagtttagaactaattacttgagcggtttttcttgaatcttaagtaatcactttagccggactaaggtaaagtaggttaaaaaggtttagatttaatcttgttacaaatcttagatttattacttaagccggaccaagggaaagtaataaatcgaaggtttggaaataagaaaacttaatgcttctcttgattaattacttgagccggaccaagggaaagtaattagtcgagagtttagaaccgatctcgagaactattagttaataagaaaaatcgccatcttaaaaaggataaaacaacttaaaagaggttacgtgttattaccaagcaaagaggttaagtgaagctagaagccttagtttcttttattataagtaatctctcacttaatttgtgtaatttttatttcatttcttgcttaagtcttagcttggttgtccaacaaactctacatttcggttgtttaaataatagatagtaagcaaagagattagtacttataatcaccatcctcgtgggaacgatactctactttcattttattacttgatacacgactaaggtacacttgccttcacatgcacgtatacgtaaaacgttcatcaagtttttggcgccgttgtcggggatagtagaattataatattaatctagtcgagcttctattaatttagacgttttattttcttttatttttgttgtttttatgaACACAAGAAGTTTAAGTTGGCCTTTATTATTGCCCGATCCTGAAATTGAGCGTACTTTTCACAGGAACTTGGCTAATCGAAGAGCAAACATGGCGCAAGAGGAACGTTCCATCATGGATCTACTCACTCCGAACCGTTTGGACATGAATTCAAGTATCGTGGAACCTACCATTGGAGCAAACAACTTCGAGATCAAGCCGGCAATGATCCAACTTATACAAAACTCCGGTCAATTTGGCGGAGATCCGAGAGAAGATCCAAACtcccatttaaataaatttgttaaaCATTGTTCTATGCTTAAGCAAAATGGGGTACCACCAGAAGctattaaactaaaattgttttctttttctttaagggATGATGCAGCTGACTGGTTGGATTCTCTCGAGGCCGGATCCATTGGGACATGGGATGAGTTAGTTAAGAAATTCTTAGCTAAGTACTTCCCTCCATCTAAAATGGCGATGTACAAAAACGAGATAAGTTCTTTTCGCCAAACCGAGAGAAAGACATTATATGATGCGTGGGAGCGATTCCATCGACTATTGAAGAAATGCCCACATCATGGATTTGAGAAGTGGCAACAGGTTAGTATTTTCTATAATGGTTTATCTTCCGCTAACTGTGCCACAATTGATTCCGCCGCAGGTGGAAACATCCTTAAGAAGACCCAAACGGAGGCTTATGATTTAATCCAAGAATTGGCGGAAAGGTGCTCTCATTGGCAAGCGGAGAAAAACCTGGAAACAAGAGCGGGAACATATTTGGTTGATTCGTCATCAAGATCCGGCATTGatgagttaaataaaaaattggatctATTAATGGCTAATTTGAACCAAAATAATTTGTGTGATTTATGTGGTTTAAATGGACATAAGAGTGAGGATTGTCAAGCGGCAAACCCATTCCTTGGGGATACCGCTAGTGCAAACTTTGTGGGAAATTTTAAGCAATCTAATCCTTATTCCAACACATACAATAATGGTTGGAGAAATCACCCTAATTTCTCATGGACTAATAATCAAAATGTGCAAAATCCGCAAAGACCTCCACCCGGATTTAATCCTAATGAAAAGAGAAATGTTGGTGATGAAGCTTCGGCTATTGTAACAATTCTTGCAAAAATGGAATCTCGTCTTGCAGGTATGGAGGAGTGGAAGAGAAATCAAGAGACATTTACAAAAGGGCTTGAAACGAGCATAAGCCAATTAGCAAAAGCCATATCCGAACGTCCTATGGGATCCCTTCCAAGCAACACGGAAACAAACCCAAGGGAGCATGTGAAAGCCATCACATTGAGAAACAACAAAGAGTTACAATCGGCTCCGAGCAAACAGGTAAAAGATACCACGGATGAGGTAAGTACTTCTAAACCTCAAGATTCATCTCCTCCAAAGCTTTTTGCGGATCCACTTGTTCAACCttacaaaacaaaaattccATTTCCCCAAAGGTTGAACAAGGAGAAACAAGAAAAGCAATTCTCCAAATTTCTCGACATTTTCaagaaattacatataaatattCCGTTTCCGGAAGCCTTGGAAAATATGCCCATGTatgctaaatttttaaaagatatactttccaaaaagagaaaattggAGGATAATGAAACATTGAAATTAACGGAAGGATGTTCGGCTATCCTACTCAATAAACTACCACCCAAATTGAAGGACCCGGGAAGTTTCTCTATCCCGTGTACTATCGGTGGTATGTATTTCGAAAGAGCTCTATGTGATCTTGGAGCAAGCATAAATCTCATGCCATTAAGTATCTTTCGAAAATTGGGTTTAGAAGAGCCGAAACCCACTAAGGTTTCCTTACAATTAGCCGACCGTTCTCTTGCATACCCCAAAGGGTTTGTAGAAGATGTGTTGGTTAAAGTGGATAAATTCATCTTTCCGGCTGATTTTATTGTTCTTGATATGGAGGAGGATGATCGAGTCCCGATAATTTTGGGTCGTTGATGCTCTTTGGGTATATAGCAAAATTAAGGTCAATCATaaacctatcgcaacaagtaataaagtgtgcAAGCACAGGTCGAACCCACAGAGAGACAGGAATGCAGAGCCACTAAGTCTAATCAAACGTCAAAGTGTCAAGACAAACAAAATTTGGACGGATTTGGCATTAAACTGAATACGCAATTAATTATAAAGAACTGAAAATTAGTACTAAGGATAACAGATGATGGGATTATGGATGAGAAATCTGGGGTTTCGGATCCTTTGGCTAAATCATATATTTAGGTTGAGAATTAAGAGTTATTAAATCATGTCGAATTGTAACGGCAACCATTCTAGAAAAGGTatgaatgtgatcagtattctaAAACCTCTATTCATATATGTTCAAACAATAGCTTGGTTAGGCTATATGTTCTCCAACATGTAAAGCATTATAAAGTTCTATTTGGTTGAACCCTAAGTCGTAGCCCGAGTAATAACCGCACTCCTAGTGTCCTAGCGAGGTCTGACTGTACGGGTTCAGAATAGATTCTCTCCTCTCGGTCTCAAATCTATCTAGAATTCCATTTCCTCTCGGATCAGGACATTAAGTACAGACAATCAGTTTACAATTGACAATCAAATCAGGCCTTAACTCCAAACCTAAATATAATCATTCACACCAAATTCACCTCCATCACAGATTGGATGGAGATTAGCTCATGGATATACAATTTAACACAATCACAATGATAAAAACGAAATCCATAATTATATTGAAAATCAATAGAAGAGTACAAAGGAGAAGAGAACTAGACTGTCACTCTAGTGATCGTCGCTGAATCTTCGATTGAAAGTTATCAATTGTTATAAAATGAGCCACAAAACTAGCTTCCAAAAATGTGGTTTTCTATAACAATGGCTGCTCAAAAAGATGTTTTtgcaaaaaaagaaagagagagtGCTAAAGATAAAAACCTAATTCCCTTTTATAGTCCCAACAAGAGCTGCAAGGGCAAAAAGGTAAATTACAGGAGTGAAAATTGATATTTCCAAGTCTTCATAGGGGCAATTTAGCAAAAAGAGCCGGGTTTGCGTTGCTGGTTCGTGctctgtctcggcgagacagaaGTTGTCTCAGTGAGACAGAggctgtctcggcgagacagaaGTTATCTCGGCGAGACAGCATGCGGCCGGGTCCGTTTCAGCTCCTCGTTCTCTCGGCTGATGCTTGATTGCTTCCTAAAGCTCCGAGGAATTCCAAAAAGTCCTGAAAAAAAACGCTAATCACGCCATAAGATAAGGGGAACACGAAATTGACttaaaacacgaaaacaatAAACAAACATAGTTGAAAATGGCTAAAAATAGTGGCTGAAATGTAAATAAACACCTATGAAATATGGAaatatcaacctccccacacttagaTCTtgattgtcctcaagcaagaagGACGGACATTTTAGAAAGAATTAAATCACATAGCCCTCGGTCTCTTGACATTTCCGGATTATTTCCAAACAAGACACTTTACTGACTACCCTTGAACCGAAGATGATGGAGTGGTTACCCTGTGACAACTCATTCTCAAAAGTAATTTCAGCAGCCCCAACTCTAAGAAGATAGATAGAAACTTAATTTTGTTTAGCCAGAAATGAACAACCAGATCATTCATCGTGAACCTTCGAATCAAATTTCTACGGTTGCTAAGCTAAAAGTGATTAAAACAACAGTTCGGCAGTGTGAGGGGCCTTTTGTACTGGAGGAAACGCATGGGTAACGTACCCCCAGTCATACAACCCGCACACATTCAGTAATCGTACTAAGCATACAAAAACAGAAATCACAACTTGCATCAACGACATGCAATCAACTAAAAGGGAAtggaaagaacaaaaaaaaactgctcaacaactaaaaaaatacgATAACAGTATCATCCAACACAGACGAAAACCCTAAATCAAACAATAAAAGCAAGAACGATAAGTTATAGAAGGAAGAATTTACCTTGTCTGGCACGTCAACTCAATCAAGACCCCTCAACTTCCCTACTTGCGATGCAGGAACGAGGTAAGAACCATGCCCTTTAACACGAAATTACGGTGTAAAGCCTCTCACTTGATGCTCTACTACTCGCGTATAGTAATTTACTTCAATAATTTGTTGTCATTCATGTTCGTACTAGGGCTGGAGTTCGTAATGTTAGCTGGTTTTgtagagaagatgaagaggagttAGAATATCAAAGGACATGTGTTTAATGGGGTTTTTAATTTCGATTTATGCccttttatattttcaatttttcttaatGACGCAAATACCCTCGGCCACGTCATCGCCCCTGACGGAAAATCTGTCGTTTTCGCGATTTTGGTAACGGTGTCAACCACGAGTAcctgtttgtaacaaaaaataccacatgtaccacatcgcaaatcggcgaaaccacagggtagttttttgtaattaacctttatattatttatagacactattttttacttgtttgaattgtttcaataatattatttttcttgGCACATTTTTAAGAATATGTTATCTTTtgttatttgcctaaaatataTACAAGTAAACAACATGTATAACCAAAACAATAGCAAATCTGTATAACCAAACGAcatcaaaacaaaatattatcaaaatttacaacaatattgcaacaataattcaacAAGAGTCGCATCACTGTCGTTTGGAATAcaactaaaccctaaaccccaaaCCCTAACCTAAATACTTCTCTAGTGATCAGTTCTTGGACCAGTAAGTAGTCGAGGCTCATTGAAGGAAGTTTGAAGCTGATTAGTGAATGTACCAGGGGTATTCCTTCCAGCAACAGCATGGGCACCCGTGTACTACCCTAAACTCAAAAAGTAAACATTTGCTCTCAAGTTAATTTGGTATTCACTTTCTTCATCACATCTCAATCACCTCTCACTGTGATTGATGCCTTTGTATTCAAACTAAATGGATACTTGAATTTGATGCTTTTGTATTTAGCCTTCCCAAAAATTTAGTCATTTTAGgaaaataatgaaagaaacgCTTCCCAGTAAGCAAAACTGTGAAGTCTGCGAAGGTAAATACAACTTggcaaatatgagtttttcTTTGCAGTTTGCGAAACTGTGAAGCAAACTCATTCTGTGAAGTCATTTTATGGAGAAAATACAACTTTAGTACATGAGTTTGCTTAGCAATTTTCGCAAACTGTGAAGCAAACTCATTCTGCAAAGTCGTTTTCTGGGAAAAAAAATACTACTTCAGCACATGAGTTTACTTTGCAGTTTTGCCAAACTGCGGAGCAAACTCATTCTACGAAATCGTTTTATTGGAGAAAAAAAAGGGCCTTCATACTATGATTTTGAATTATCTCTAAGTTCTATTTCACAAAATATagctaaaaaatgaaaaagcagAACTAAACCATAAACCAAATTCACACAAACAGATAACACGAAAATATAAAACCCTAAAAACATTGAAATCATAGAAATACAGTAGATACTTACCTTATTTCCGCCTTTTGCCATTGAAATCGACAataaacaatatgataaactgcaAAGAAAATGGTGCCTTCGAGTTcacacaagaagaaagaaaccaagagggGAAGaagaaacaggaagatgaaacgATGTCTTCGAttcgcacaagaagaaagaaaccaagagaagaagaagaaagaggaagaCGAAATGATGCTTCGGTTTGCACAATAAGAAAGAAACAAAGAGGGGAAGATGAAACGATTTGGGTATTTTagaaaagtcacaaataaatagtctagatatgtaatatggTGTGTAATtggtttaaatatataaataggcCTCCAAATTGATCCAGTTTTGTAATTCTCCCTGGATAGAATTTTGGCCTCTTCTAGATGATGTTTTTCCGTATGTTCAAGCTATCTTGTAAGCGAAAGGCGCTTATGATCTCTGCATTTGGAAAGTCAGAAATGATAGTCATTTTCAAAAACATCTAGAAGTTCCCCGCATGATGCCTTCACTTTCCCCATCAATGAAGCTTTCTCTTTTGTGGTTGAGGTGTCCTGTATGATGCCTTGTAATtaagaaaaaattgaaaaaggtAAGAGTTTGATGGTTAAGTAAAGTCACATACCGTGTGAGCCTTGTTTTTCACACGGTTTGTCATCTCTTCCTTAGGCGTGTTGCTCCCCTTGCCTCGACTTCTCTGACTACTCGTCTCCACACATTTAGTCGATTAGATGCCCGCATTAGGTTTGACTGGTGTTTATTAATTTCTATGATATGGTTtaagattttaatgatattgtttttaatttttggtgAATTTTCTTATGAACACTGTTGTTTTTACatgtttgagttgtttcaataatactattattgaaatgttgttctcacatttttaaagatatatattaTAGATATACACATTTTTTAAAcgaaattattttatattattatttgtagatagtataatacatattttaattgaatttgtataataatttgtttattaacaaataaatatatatataaattcgaCTAATCCCCAATTAATCATCAAACTCTCTATTTGTCGGACTAGAACCTAACGTTTCTTACAACTTTGACTTTAGTCATGAGTTTCAACTTGCAATTGCATGTTGATTTTGCGCTATGCTTCTCAAATTACGATACATGTTTGAACATGCTTGAGCAATTTCAGACAATGCCACAAAGAAGTCTGCCAAGCTATGTTTGAGACTTGCCAAAGGTTCATCCTTTCCCTGTTTACGAATTGTTCGGGTTCGGCATGCTTCCTCATCGTCTTCCAACTGTTGCTTCAATGAAATAATAGCAGGCTTATCAGGATTCAATTCTTGAAGTTGAGTTTCCTTGCAGTCAAGCTCCTCCGGTATAGCTTGACATCTTTCTCTCAACTTTAAATCCGTGTCTTGTTCATGCACTATTTTCTGTACTACAGCAGCAAAGTTGCTTATTGCATTTCTTGCAGCTTCATCAGGAAGTTTGTCCAAATCATTTTTCCAAGCTATGACAAGTTCATGGATTGGTGCATTTTCAGCCATCAGAGAATTCATCTTTTCTTCCAAATTGGTTGCAATGGGGATAAGACTTGGCTTTAACCACCGATGTAGTGCTCTTATGAAATCCTTCTGATACTCTATAACCCCACAAAACTGGGTATGCCAACGACGCACAGCCCCACACAGCTGAATCGTACAATCATAACGATATTTACTACTTTCATTCAAGGGTTGAGCATTGTCCAATGACTTCAGGGGATATACAATCTTCAACTGGGATTCATGCTGAAATAGCATGCTCTCCCACATCTCTGCCATCCTGTCATTCACACCAGTTACTTTTGCTTGCAAAAGAATAGACATTTTCATTTTGTTGAGCTAAAATGTTGCTATTTTCTTATCGTGTCTCGTGTTTAATACACGAAATACAAGAGAATCAACTCAAAATGTATCATGCAAAGTGCATTGGCAAAAAGAATACGAAATTGCTAATTGGAACATGTTATAGAATCACCTGAAACTTGTACTGATAGGCAGCAAACCAAAGTTCATTTAAAACCAATTTGGTAAAACATGAATATTAGGTAGTCTAGCTAGCAACATGTTCATACAACGAGGGGGAGTTCAACAGCATAGAGGAAGAATTGGATGAGGGCCAACTTAAGAATGGGCAGAATGAGGTCCAAATGCACTCATGATAAGAGGATAGAAATTAAAAAACCAATTTAGATTGGATCAAGAACAACAAATAGCCATTTCATTTCACATTGATCTAAAACGAGCAGAGGCTTTCGAAGCAACTTACCCATCAACAAGCTGAACAAGTTTTGGATATAATTGTTCGTCACGCATATGATTTATCTTTGCAGTCGTAGAAAGTGCTGATTGGAGTTCTGCAGTGTATCTTGTATGCAGATGACTTATGGATGTTTTTATATTCTGCAATGATTTAGGATTACTACCCTGTTTCTTCTGCTTATCTAACAAGGAGCACTTCTTCTCATAATCATATTTGATAACTTCCCCAGCCTATCTAGCAGCATTCACACCCCATGCAAGTTATATGACATTTTTCAGAAAGCATGAAACACGAAAATTATCACATTTGCTtctcaagttataaaagaaggGCAATAAAGGAGTTCTTAGAAAGAGAAATTCTAATGAACTGCGCATTAAAAGTCCCCTTGGGTTCACCCTGACATTGAAATGCAAGTATCACATATACATCATGCCATTGAAGGAATCCAGATTTCTTCACAATCTTATTACATGTCgcctcatttataatattgatGAAATGACAAACATCGACATGCCTACAAACTACATTTATAATAGTATATGAAATTACAAACGGAATCATGGAAATGCAATGGCTAGATGAACTCAAAATTTGCAATAATGACAGAAGGAACATGGATAAATTGATACGAACAGATGACAATTTATGCAAGTTTGACAACAATATAAGAATCCAAAGTTTGGCCTCCAAACATACCTTTATTTGGTCATAAAGCTTGGTCTCCAAAGCAAGCAATTTGTTCAACACAGTAGCAAGAGTTTCAATCTCCTCAATATTTTCTACAAGATAAGTAGCAAGCATCTATTACCAAAATTCATTAGTATAATCTAATTGTATGAAAttaagagagaaagagaatgtATGTATGTACCATTTGgttgattatgatgaaaatTGGAGTGAGAATCCAATCTTGTAGTCTCTAACATCTGGGAGACCTCAAAGGTACTCTCAAAGGCCTTCAAGAAATGAAAATCAAGATCCCCAAATATCTGAATCAAACTCTCTGGTTGTCTACTTCTTCTCACTATTTCCTTAACGCGTGGTCGCACCGGCACCAGCACTGGCAACTCCACAATTTCCTCCTCCACCCCGTCCTCCACTGGTCCAAAAAAGTAATCCCATGATGATCCCTGATGCATACTTGCTCCTTGTATGGCCGTCTCTTTGAGTTGCGGTTGTGGTCTATTACTACCACTTCCTCTGCTACTGCTACTGCTACGGTTCCTTGTGAATTCATCAGCTTCGAAATCCGACTCCTCTTCCATTATTGTGTCCACCATTGGTTCTGGTTTAAATTCCGGCATACGAACAGGTCGCATAAACGAATATGAAAATCGGATAGGCGGGGGCGGGGGAGGCGGAGGCGGAGGCGGAGGAATTGATTTGTGGGGAATGGGGAGGAGCGGAGGCGAGGGAAGGATGTGAGGAGGGGAAGGGTGTGGATAGGTGCCGTCGGAGAAAGCAGCGCCAGTGTTCTTTAAGCATATAGCATATGCAGAGATAGCGGCGAACAAGGCGTTACGGCTTGAAATGGATTGTTTGATGAAATGCATCCGATGTTTAAAGGGAGAGAGGGCTTcttctttctccttcttcttgtTTTTGGATTCACTACAACCCATTTTCAACCTTTTTCCACTTTCTATACAAACATCAATACTCGGAATTATACAGCCTGACTTAGAAGATAGCCAAGTCATTTTCCATTGACGATTTCTCGAAACTCAAGAGTCAACGGAGAGCAAAGTcagaattctagaaaattatGCCAATTGTTCCTCTGTTTTTGCTAAATAATATAATACCTCCTTCATGGGAGCTGCCCTGCGCCAcctttaatctaattaaaaatacAGTGGATTGAAATGAAATAAACCCGACTAATTCAAAATCATCTCATTCagaattaattgttttttttataagcaGCACTTGTATAAACATAATCAGTATCACTACAGCAGTCCATGAAAATTTGAGGCCAGCTAAGGCTACGACCCTATTAAACAAGTTCGTGTGCAATCCCATTAAGAGTACGactttcataaaataaaattacag
The window above is part of the Euphorbia lathyris chromosome 3, ddEupLath1.1, whole genome shotgun sequence genome. Proteins encoded here:
- the LOC136223667 gene encoding protein ROLLING AND ERECT LEAF 2-like isoform X2; translated protein: MTWLSSKSGCIIPSIDVCIESGKRLKMGCSESKNKKKEKEEALSPFKHRMHFIKQSISSRNALFAAISAYAICLKNTGAAFSDGTYPHPSPPHILPSPPLLPIPHKSIPPPPPPPPPPPPIRFSYSFMRPVRMPEFKPEPMVDTIMEEESDFEADEFTRNRSSSSSRGSGSNRPQPQLKETAIQGASMHQGSSWDYFFGPVEDGVEEEIVELPVLVPVRPRVKEIVRRSRQPESLIQIFGDLDFHFLKAFESTFEVSQMLETTRLDSHSNFHHNQPNENIEEIETLATVLNKLLALETKLYDQIKNIKTSISHLHTRYTAELQSALSTTAKINHMRDEQLYPKLVQLVDGMAEMWESMLFQHESQLKIVYPLKSLDNAQPLNESSKYRYDCTIQLCGAVRRWHTQFCGVIEYQKDFIRALHRWLKPSLIPIATNLEEKMNSLMAENAPIHELVIAWKNDLDKLPDEAARNAISNFAAVVQKIVHEQDTDLKLRERCQAIPEELDCKETQLQELNPDKPAIISLKQQLEDDEEACRTRTIRKQGKDEPLASLKHSLADFFVALSEIAQACSNMYRNLRSIAQNQHAIAS
- the LOC136223667 gene encoding protein ROLLING AND ERECT LEAF 2-like isoform X1, translated to MTWLSSKSGCIIPSIDVCIESGKRLKMGCSESKNKKKEKEEALSPFKHRMHFIKQSISSRNALFAAISAYAICLKNTGAAFSDGTYPHPSPPHILPSPPLLPIPHKSIPPPPPPPPPPPPIRFSYSFMRPVRMPEFKPEPMVDTIMEEESDFEADEFTRNRSSSSSRGSGSNRPQPQLKETAIQGASMHQGSSWDYFFGPVEDGVEEEIVELPVLVPVRPRVKEIVRRSRQPESLIQIFGDLDFHFLKAFESTFEVSQMLETTRLDSHSNFHHNQPNENIEEIETLATVLNKLLALETKLYDQIKAGEVIKYDYEKKCSLLDKQKKQGSNPKSLQNIKTSISHLHTRYTAELQSALSTTAKINHMRDEQLYPKLVQLVDGMAEMWESMLFQHESQLKIVYPLKSLDNAQPLNESSKYRYDCTIQLCGAVRRWHTQFCGVIEYQKDFIRALHRWLKPSLIPIATNLEEKMNSLMAENAPIHELVIAWKNDLDKLPDEAARNAISNFAAVVQKIVHEQDTDLKLRERCQAIPEELDCKETQLQELNPDKPAIISLKQQLEDDEEACRTRTIRKQGKDEPLASLKHSLADFFVALSEIAQACSNMYRNLRSIAQNQHAIAS